In the genome of Paenibacillus pabuli, one region contains:
- the abc-f gene encoding ribosomal protection-like ABC-F family protein, with the protein MMIISAQQLTQYHGAHLVLDGITFEIMEGDKVALIGRNGSGKTTLMRLMARLSQPDEGQLMIKKDTRIGYVAQVPEGMDDYTVLDVLSLGFRELMACRSQMKEMEQQMSDPDCAADPNQLERLLKRYASLQDQFEREGGYEMDARIDQVADGLDIAKEHYGWRFGSLSGGEQTRVVLASQLIVRPDLLLLDEPTNHLDLERVEWLEGFLREYTGTIILISHDRYFLDRVASRTLELEDGEAQTSAGGYTEYMKVKEQRLLQQFEEFKEQQKVIKKMKETIRQLEEWGRVGGNEKFFRRAASMRKALERMEQVKRPVLERRNADFDVRPTDRTGKRVAVMEQVEKAYGERLILRGVSGLLEYGDKIALIGRNGSGKTTLFKLLLGEEQPSAGSLEWGARVDVGYLAQQEEPSNPKLNVLEYFRLEAGVEEGEARGILARYLFYGADVFRSVGQLSGGEWTRLRLALLVQRKPNVLLLDEPTNHLDIASREALEESLVDFEGTVLAISHDRYFVNRLASRVWELENGQMTAYLGDYEAYREKKLDLQARAAATNQPIAAVATPSRGSSKPAQETKSGRTADMKHQSQKLSAEQLEQRLALLEGQIQEMDRQLESVQNNPIDLEQLWNEHERLSGEYNEILAQWADL; encoded by the coding sequence ATGATGATTATTAGCGCACAACAACTGACCCAATACCACGGAGCACATCTGGTGCTGGATGGCATTACGTTTGAAATTATGGAAGGCGACAAGGTCGCTCTGATTGGCCGCAACGGAAGCGGCAAGACGACATTGATGCGTCTGATGGCACGACTAAGCCAGCCGGATGAAGGACAATTGATGATCAAGAAGGATACACGTATCGGGTACGTGGCTCAGGTGCCGGAAGGAATGGATGATTACACGGTGCTGGATGTGCTAAGTCTTGGGTTCAGGGAGCTTATGGCGTGCCGGAGTCAAATGAAGGAAATGGAGCAGCAGATGTCCGATCCGGACTGCGCAGCTGATCCAAACCAATTGGAGCGTCTGTTGAAACGGTATGCGTCATTGCAGGATCAGTTTGAACGCGAGGGTGGATATGAGATGGATGCCCGGATCGATCAGGTGGCGGACGGTCTGGATATTGCCAAGGAGCATTACGGATGGCGTTTTGGTTCGTTGTCTGGTGGTGAACAGACCCGGGTTGTGTTGGCTTCACAGCTAATTGTAAGACCTGATCTGTTATTGCTGGATGAGCCGACCAACCATCTGGATCTGGAGCGGGTGGAATGGCTGGAAGGATTTTTGCGCGAGTACACAGGTACGATTATTCTGATCTCACATGATCGCTATTTTCTGGACCGTGTGGCATCCCGGACGTTGGAACTGGAGGATGGAGAAGCGCAAACGTCTGCTGGCGGTTATACGGAATATATGAAAGTGAAGGAACAACGACTGTTGCAGCAATTTGAGGAGTTCAAGGAGCAGCAGAAGGTGATCAAAAAAATGAAAGAAACGATCCGCCAGCTGGAGGAATGGGGCCGTGTGGGCGGTAATGAAAAGTTCTTTCGGCGGGCTGCCTCCATGCGCAAAGCATTGGAGCGGATGGAACAGGTGAAGCGACCTGTGCTAGAGCGCCGTAATGCAGACTTCGATGTGCGTCCAACGGATCGCACAGGCAAACGCGTGGCTGTCATGGAACAGGTCGAAAAGGCTTATGGGGAACGCCTTATTCTGCGAGGAGTCTCTGGATTGCTCGAATATGGCGATAAAATTGCCCTGATTGGACGCAATGGTTCAGGCAAAACAACGTTGTTCAAGCTGCTGCTGGGAGAGGAACAACCCAGTGCAGGCAGCCTGGAGTGGGGTGCACGTGTAGATGTTGGCTATCTGGCCCAGCAGGAGGAACCTTCCAATCCGAAGCTGAATGTGCTGGAGTACTTCCGTCTGGAAGCGGGAGTGGAAGAAGGAGAAGCACGCGGCATTTTGGCCCGATATCTATTCTATGGAGCAGATGTATTTCGCTCGGTAGGACAGTTATCCGGTGGGGAATGGACACGACTAAGGCTGGCTCTGCTGGTTCAGCGCAAGCCGAATGTGCTTTTGCTGGATGAACCAACCAACCATCTGGATATCGCTTCAAGGGAAGCGCTCGAAGAGTCGCTCGTTGATTTCGAAGGAACGGTGCTTGCCATCTCGCATGACCGCTACTTCGTCAATCGCCTCGCTTCCCGTGTGTGGGAACTGGAAAATGGTCAGATGACTGCTTATCTGGGAGACTATGAGGCCTATCGGGAGAAGAAGCTTGATCTGCAAGCCCGTGCAGCGGCGACAAATCAGCCTATAGCAGCTGTAGCGACTCCATCCCGTGGGAGTTCAAAACCTGCACAAGAGACGAAGTCTGGTAGAACGGCTGATATGAAGCATCAATCTCAAAAGCTGTCCGCTGAACAATTGGAGCAGAGACTGGCCCTACTTGAAGGGCAAATCCAGGAGATGGATCGCCAGCTAGAATCCGTACAGAACAATCCAATCGATCTGGAACAACTGTGGAACGAACACGAGCGACTCTCAGGTGAATACAATGAAATATTGGCCCAGTGGGCAGATCTGTGA
- a CDS encoding YesK family protein, with protein sequence MKGLIILILLIWLALLLIEWLIYRLQGQQMKRAQYILPCVALLGGAIVIMISVDIGGWNGIGYALLGVSIATSGLLTLITVIIVDLVMRRRRRNE encoded by the coding sequence GTGAAAGGTCTTATTATATTGATACTCCTTATTTGGCTCGCATTGCTGCTTATTGAATGGCTTATCTATCGATTGCAAGGTCAGCAGATGAAAAGGGCTCAATATATTTTGCCTTGTGTGGCCTTGCTGGGTGGAGCCATCGTTATCATGATCAGCGTCGATATTGGCGGCTGGAACGGAATCGGCTATGCTCTGCTGGGAGTATCGATTGCAACTTCCGGCTTGCTTACCCTGATCACAGTCATTATTGTGGACCTGGTTATGCGGCGGCGCAGAAGGAACGAATAG
- a CDS encoding ketose-bisphosphate aldolase: MLITMKELLQVAKEHKFAVGAFNVADSTFLRAVIEEAEHSNSPAIIAIHPTELEFLTDEFFAYARQRAHASHVPLVIHLDHGGSIADIIRAIKCGFTSVMIDGSLLPYEDNVAITKQAVEIAHAVGVSVEGELGTIGQTGNSIEGGVSVVTYTDPAQAEDFVARTGIDTLAVAIGTAHGIYPKHIKPELQMDILREINQLVDIPLVLHGGSANPDQEVSDSVQLGICKINISSDMKYSYFKKAREILSTTELWDPNAIYPECIAEAQSVIRYKMNLFHSIGKADLYKGLRYEQRQAESVSLY; this comes from the coding sequence ATGTTGATTACGATGAAGGAATTGCTACAGGTAGCCAAGGAACACAAATTCGCGGTAGGCGCATTTAACGTGGCAGACAGTACATTTTTGAGAGCGGTGATTGAGGAGGCCGAACATTCCAATTCACCGGCTATCATCGCCATCCACCCCACGGAACTTGAATTTTTGACGGATGAATTTTTCGCATATGCCCGCCAGCGTGCACATGCCAGCCATGTTCCACTGGTGATTCATCTTGATCATGGCGGGTCCATTGCTGATATCATCCGGGCGATCAAGTGTGGATTCACCTCCGTCATGATTGACGGTTCCCTGCTCCCTTATGAAGACAATGTGGCTATTACAAAACAGGCGGTGGAAATTGCACACGCGGTCGGCGTCTCTGTTGAAGGGGAATTGGGAACGATTGGGCAGACCGGTAACTCTATCGAAGGCGGCGTATCGGTGGTAACTTACACGGACCCGGCCCAGGCGGAAGATTTTGTGGCACGTACGGGGATCGACACGTTAGCAGTAGCCATCGGTACAGCCCATGGCATCTATCCCAAGCATATTAAACCGGAGCTGCAAATGGATATCCTGAGAGAAATCAATCAATTGGTAGACATCCCTCTCGTTCTTCACGGGGGGTCCGCTAACCCGGATCAGGAGGTTTCCGACTCCGTTCAGCTGGGCATTTGTAAAATCAATATTTCCAGCGATATGAAATATTCATACTTCAAAAAAGCTCGTGAAATTTTGAGTACAACGGAATTATGGGACCCTAATGCCATTTATCCGGAATGCATTGCCGAGGCCCAAAGCGTCATTCGCTATAAAATGAATCTGTTCCATTCGATTGGCAAAGCGGATTTATACAAGGGACTGCGTTATGAACAACGCCAGGCTGAAAGTGTAAGCCTTTACTGA
- a CDS encoding PTS fructose transporter subunit IIC, giving the protein MSAKSNNAGSVIKGHLLTGISYMIPLIVASGLCIALGQILGGADVGKAEGTIPYMINQIGGWGMGLVVPLICAAIAYSISDRPGIAPGLIVGFICSQIQAGFIGGMLGGFLVGYVVVGIRKYVKLPKSMQGLMPVLVIPFLATLISGLCIFLVIGQPIVWLQDSLTHVLESMQGGSKFALGAILGLMATFDFGGPVNKTMSLFADGMLVQGIYGPEAVKFVGSIIPPLGITLSYFLTRNKYTAAEKESLKAAFPMGICMVTEGVIPIAARDLVRVVTSCVIGSAIAGGLIMIWGVEAPVPHGGLFVVPLFTHPWLFMLSLLIGTGICGITLSLLKKPVTAVDEEFDDTEDESVSFDDIVFKVE; this is encoded by the coding sequence ATGAGCGCTAAATCCAATAACGCAGGTTCAGTGATCAAAGGCCATTTGTTAACCGGAATTTCCTATATGATTCCTTTGATCGTTGCTTCAGGGCTGTGTATCGCGCTGGGTCAAATATTAGGAGGAGCTGATGTGGGCAAGGCGGAAGGAACCATTCCGTATATGATTAACCAGATCGGCGGTTGGGGAATGGGGCTGGTTGTACCTTTAATTTGCGCAGCGATTGCTTATTCGATCTCAGACCGTCCCGGAATTGCTCCAGGATTAATTGTTGGTTTTATATGCAGTCAGATTCAGGCGGGGTTCATTGGTGGGATGTTGGGAGGATTCCTCGTGGGTTATGTCGTTGTTGGCATCCGAAAATATGTAAAGCTGCCAAAGTCCATGCAGGGATTAATGCCCGTCCTCGTTATTCCGTTTCTGGCCACATTGATTTCCGGTTTGTGTATCTTCCTTGTTATTGGTCAGCCGATTGTCTGGCTGCAGGACAGCCTCACCCATGTGCTTGAATCAATGCAGGGGGGGTCCAAATTTGCGCTCGGGGCCATTCTGGGCTTGATGGCTACCTTTGACTTTGGAGGACCTGTTAATAAAACGATGTCGCTGTTTGCTGATGGAATGCTGGTCCAAGGTATCTATGGGCCTGAGGCAGTCAAGTTTGTCGGCTCGATTATTCCGCCACTGGGGATCACCCTATCGTACTTCCTGACGAGAAACAAATACACAGCAGCGGAAAAGGAATCGTTAAAGGCTGCATTTCCGATGGGAATCTGTATGGTTACGGAGGGAGTCATTCCGATTGCAGCAAGGGATCTGGTCCGGGTGGTGACTTCCTGTGTCATTGGCTCAGCGATAGCAGGTGGCCTGATTATGATCTGGGGCGTTGAGGCTCCGGTGCCGCATGGCGGATTGTTCGTTGTCCCCCTTTTTACGCATCCATGGCTGTTTATGCTGTCTCTTCTCATTGGTACCGGAATCTGTGGAATAACCTTATCCCTATTAAAGAAGCCAGTAACGGCTGTGGATGAAGAATTCGACGACACGGAAGATGAAAGTGTAAGCTTCGATGACATTGTGTTCAAAGTGGAATAA
- a CDS encoding PTS fructose transporter subunit IIB: MNIVAVAACTAGIAHTYIAKEKLIKGAKARGHEIKVETQGTIGTENELSREEIKDADIVIVAADIKIGGEERFKGKRIIRVKTETVIKAPIKFIEKVEQSLGVSS; the protein is encoded by the coding sequence ATGAACATTGTAGCCGTAGCCGCATGCACTGCTGGTATTGCCCACACGTATATTGCCAAGGAAAAATTGATCAAAGGCGCGAAAGCTCGTGGACATGAGATTAAAGTGGAGACCCAAGGCACCATAGGAACTGAAAACGAGCTTTCCAGGGAAGAGATCAAAGATGCTGATATCGTCATTGTGGCCGCAGATATCAAGATCGGTGGAGAAGAACGGTTCAAAGGCAAGCGGATCATTCGGGTGAAAACCGAAACGGTTATTAAAGCGCCGATTAAATTCATTGAAAAGGTGGAGCAGTCTTTAGGGGTATCCTCATAA
- a CDS encoding PTS sugar transporter subunit IIA, whose amino-acid sequence MMDITKIINERLIKLDLQARTKDEAIEELADLLEKDGALSSKEEFIKDVYAREEEGQTGLENHVAIPHGKSAAVLKTSLTIGRTKHPLEWETLDGKPVHVVILFAVRLVDRNTTHMKLLVQVASMLADEEVLERLMHEPDPARIMELFASRESVS is encoded by the coding sequence ATGATGGATATAACCAAGATTATCAACGAACGGTTGATTAAGCTGGATCTACAAGCTCGAACCAAGGATGAAGCTATTGAGGAACTGGCGGATTTGCTGGAGAAGGATGGTGCGCTGTCCTCCAAAGAGGAGTTTATCAAGGACGTCTATGCAAGAGAGGAAGAAGGCCAGACCGGTCTGGAGAATCATGTTGCCATTCCTCATGGCAAGTCAGCTGCTGTTCTCAAAACCTCGCTCACCATAGGGCGGACAAAGCACCCGCTTGAATGGGAAACCCTGGACGGCAAACCTGTCCATGTCGTTATTTTGTTTGCCGTACGACTTGTGGACCGGAATACAACCCACATGAAACTGTTGGTCCAGGTTGCCAGTATGCTTGCTGATGAGGAGGTATTGGAACGTTTGATGCATGAGCCTGATCCGGCCCGGATTATGGAGCTGTTTGCAAGCAGGGAGAGCGTATCTTAG
- a CDS encoding BglG family transcription antiterminator, whose product MKALSAREYQILHFLLERRDFVPVKEIASHMNWSEKTIYRELNALEHNLDTRGIRLERKPGTGIALALTQEQTMELRSTQWIPGKKVVTTLSVEARRIKILTNLLYDSPEETSINKLSEEYFIGKASIVNDLKAIEERIEPFHLRLEKSQLGTRLIGSEIDIRKAMASLIYELVSEDRREEQEQEHQSRIDGNTLGELIEHFGSDPVKGIQRILEETEQRLGYTIGDPYYINMLTHLLICIRRLKSGKVIRLADGFSEHPVTDPAVHSIAKDMANRIREQYGLELPSEEIYFIYQYLISSGMSVPSLNHELSGLMDKACPESKAMVKELIQTVSGMIRRDLTKDEQLYKGLIIHFKPMLNRLKYNISIKNPLLEEISKEYAEIFSLVRLGMLPIAQACGLNTFSDDEISYLVLYFQASIEKSSKKKRVILVCSTGIGTSHLLKNRINRSFPEWEVVDVISVSWFKRTEDWTGIDLIISTVKLEHQDLPVVYVSALLNDTDVSLIKAKFNEEKLNQHQNKVFSFPLLGAYVHPSCLQIETNTKAPFAEGAASRLKLFTSILKHVGANMENRTFAEAKLNNHLSVFLTRSDMNINPVVGFNVVRDEAATGKLEIVIAFSKDESITELLIEIQSLLMCRRMYEQILRVTTPMELVGILQSKHDQEEDHDGYNQDYQRTVD is encoded by the coding sequence ATGAAAGCGCTGTCTGCGAGAGAATATCAGATTTTGCATTTTCTATTGGAGCGTAGGGATTTCGTTCCGGTCAAAGAAATAGCCAGTCACATGAACTGGTCCGAAAAAACCATTTACAGGGAACTAAACGCTCTGGAGCACAATTTGGATACCCGCGGAATTCGCCTTGAACGGAAGCCGGGAACAGGTATTGCGCTGGCTTTAACCCAGGAACAGACGATGGAACTGAGGAGCACGCAATGGATTCCCGGAAAAAAGGTGGTGACGACCCTCTCCGTAGAGGCGAGGAGAATCAAAATATTGACGAATTTATTATATGATTCTCCTGAGGAAACCTCGATTAACAAGCTGTCAGAAGAATACTTTATTGGCAAGGCATCGATTGTGAATGATCTCAAGGCTATTGAAGAACGAATTGAACCCTTTCATCTGCGACTGGAGAAAAGTCAGCTCGGGACCCGTCTTATCGGATCAGAGATCGATATCCGCAAAGCCATGGCTTCTCTCATTTATGAGCTTGTGAGTGAAGACCGGAGGGAAGAACAAGAGCAAGAGCATCAGTCCCGGATTGATGGCAACACACTGGGTGAATTGATTGAACATTTTGGCTCTGATCCGGTAAAAGGAATTCAACGCATTCTGGAAGAAACCGAGCAGCGATTAGGATATACCATAGGTGACCCGTATTACATCAACATGCTGACTCACCTGCTGATTTGTATCCGCAGACTGAAGAGTGGCAAGGTCATTCGCCTGGCTGACGGATTTTCTGAACATCCAGTAACCGACCCAGCTGTGCATTCTATCGCGAAAGACATGGCCAACAGGATCAGGGAACAATACGGATTGGAATTGCCAAGTGAAGAGATCTATTTCATCTATCAATATCTGATTTCGTCAGGAATGAGTGTCCCATCCCTTAACCATGAGTTGTCAGGTCTGATGGACAAAGCTTGCCCGGAGTCCAAAGCGATGGTCAAGGAATTGATTCAGACCGTATCTGGTATGATCCGGCGTGACCTTACAAAAGACGAACAGTTGTACAAGGGACTGATTATCCATTTTAAACCGATGCTGAACCGTCTAAAATACAACATTTCCATTAAAAATCCTCTATTGGAGGAGATAAGCAAGGAGTATGCCGAGATCTTCTCCCTGGTCCGTTTGGGAATGCTGCCCATTGCCCAAGCCTGTGGGTTGAATACGTTTAGTGATGACGAGATAAGTTACCTGGTACTTTATTTTCAGGCATCCATTGAGAAAAGCAGTAAAAAGAAAAGAGTTATTCTGGTCTGCTCTACTGGAATAGGCACCTCTCATTTGCTGAAAAATCGGATCAACCGTTCATTTCCCGAATGGGAAGTCGTTGATGTCATTTCGGTAAGCTGGTTCAAGCGCACGGAGGATTGGACGGGAATTGATCTGATCATATCTACCGTTAAACTGGAGCATCAGGATCTGCCGGTTGTGTATGTCTCGGCGCTCTTAAATGATACGGATGTCAGCCTAATCAAGGCCAAGTTTAACGAGGAGAAGTTGAATCAGCATCAAAACAAGGTGTTTTCATTTCCGCTGCTCGGGGCGTACGTTCACCCTTCTTGTTTGCAGATTGAAACAAATACGAAGGCACCGTTTGCAGAAGGGGCAGCGTCCCGTCTGAAATTGTTTACATCCATACTCAAACATGTAGGCGCTAACATGGAGAATCGGACGTTTGCCGAGGCCAAGCTGAATAATCATTTGTCGGTTTTTCTAACCCGCAGTGATATGAATATTAATCCAGTCGTCGGTTTTAATGTTGTTCGAGATGAAGCGGCAACTGGCAAACTGGAAATTGTAATCGCTTTCTCGAAGGATGAATCAATAACTGAATTGCTGATCGAAATACAGAGTCTGTTGATGTGCAGGCGTATGTATGAACAGATCTTGAGAGTGACTACACCTATGGAGCTTGTCGGGATATTACAGTCGAAGCACGATCAGGAGGAGGACCATGATGGATATAACCAAGATTATCAACGAACGGTTGATTAA